A DNA window from Amycolatopsis sp. DSM 110486 contains the following coding sequences:
- a CDS encoding AAA family ATPase — MTTPTPPASSSVTAPAAPAGSATTRLRNGELRAMVAKVLADNAHTELKPREIANVLRRSSGAVGNACKALADRGEAAIAAATPLMYRATATTAAVAASVIAPGSPRAPHASRKSRATPSRPPTGAPGAAAATAPGSTGTGVTTTSAAHLVTGPVMRPNGMDYHPRLLSGVPDVTALRRLRDASVAALLYGPPGTGKTSVVEAAFPDCITVQGDGDTVVADFVGDYTKTPDGDFVFVHGPLVRAMRDGAPLFIDDATLIPPTVLAVVYPAMDGRRQIVIKANGGEVVDATPGFYVVAGHNPGVHGAVLTDALASRFSVQVQVSSDYDLADQLGVDKKAVRVARNLATRQERGEVGWAPQLRELLAFKKIAAVLGADAAAGNFVGIAPEEDRATVAAVVRDAFGRTVEPLALGARITTKP, encoded by the coding sequence ATGACCACGCCCACGCCGCCCGCTTCATCATCCGTCACCGCGCCCGCTGCACCGGCGGGCAGCGCAACAACCCGACTGCGCAACGGTGAATTGCGCGCCATGGTCGCCAAAGTCCTGGCCGACAACGCACACACCGAACTGAAACCGCGTGAGATCGCGAACGTCCTGCGCCGGTCATCCGGGGCGGTTGGCAACGCGTGCAAGGCACTCGCGGACCGGGGGGAAGCTGCGATCGCCGCCGCCACGCCGCTGATGTACCGGGCGACCGCAACCACGGCGGCCGTCGCCGCGTCTGTGATCGCCCCGGGGTCGCCCCGCGCACCCCACGCGTCCCGTAAATCCCGCGCGACACCGTCACGGCCGCCGACGGGCGCGCCGGGTGCCGCAGCAGCGACCGCGCCCGGATCGACTGGCACGGGCGTCACCACCACCAGCGCGGCGCACCTGGTGACCGGTCCCGTTATGCGCCCCAACGGCATGGACTACCACCCCCGGTTACTGTCCGGCGTGCCGGACGTGACCGCGTTGCGGCGGTTGCGGGACGCCAGCGTTGCGGCGCTGCTGTACGGGCCGCCGGGCACGGGCAAGACGTCGGTGGTGGAAGCGGCGTTTCCCGACTGCATCACGGTTCAGGGGGACGGCGACACCGTGGTAGCCGACTTCGTCGGCGACTACACCAAAACCCCAGACGGTGACTTCGTGTTCGTGCACGGCCCGTTGGTCCGCGCGATGCGCGACGGGGCGCCGCTATTCATTGACGACGCGACTCTGATCCCGCCGACCGTGCTGGCCGTGGTCTACCCCGCGATGGACGGACGTCGTCAGATCGTGATCAAGGCCAACGGCGGCGAGGTCGTCGACGCCACGCCCGGGTTCTATGTCGTCGCCGGTCACAACCCCGGCGTACATGGGGCGGTGCTCACCGATGCCCTGGCGTCCCGGTTCTCCGTGCAGGTTCAGGTGTCCAGCGACTACGACCTCGCCGACCAGCTGGGCGTGGACAAAAAAGCGGTGCGCGTAGCCCGCAACCTCGCCACCCGGCAGGAACGGGGCGAGGTCGGGTGGGCGCCACAACTACGCGAACTGTTGGCGTTCAAGAAGATCGCCGCCGTGCTGGGCGCGGACGCCGCCGCCGGGAACTTCGTCGGCATCGCACCCGAAGAGGACCGCGCCACCGTCGCCGCCGTCGTGCGTGATGCCTTCGGCCGCACCGTCGAGCCCCTTGCCCTCGGCGCACGCATTACCACCAAACCCTGA
- a CDS encoding BTAD domain-containing putative transcriptional regulator yields the protein MRGLLATALLVALLAGLPLVLIYGVGWPLPDHVPSLDELEALLRTPMSSTFLLNALACVAWLLWTVFILDVAACAVDVVRGARRPQDSGPVRRVAAALVGTLLVALLGRTANAAPASTPSPGHLQSYATSAAAAVDRATAADTEATRPAQPAGPGAERVREPGNGVHDSLWRVAQRCLGDGDRWPEIWALNRGSTQPDGRILRNPNLLHPGDLLRLPAAEPTPSPVAPAQPAAPHHLAPTLPSPETGPSPQAVAPPASDAAPGPEIARTEHSGGAVTWGEGEVFIGLGLATAVSALLLLARRRRHARYQPGSGHRGDDLPAAPIVYRLRQAHLRAQRDNDLEVTDPADPGDDDIDPALDTRPPAEPHCGDNESVAGSELTGGQGSGAAQVLTTGARRVVGASAGAGPTRVPSAVDLAVAASGARTSGETGAAGFGGGMQIALDLAQVHGLGLVGPGAYAAARALLLTLLTAPAPAGDAAPEVLLPAADLTRVAGLPIPATSLPRAITVTTDLEAALTRLDTDPAELHRPRMLIATPPQEASRQARLQQLLDNHGTAGMTAVLLGQWRPGVTAYVTAAGIISATDPGPGESLRGTRAFTLPDTAARDLLSFLHAVQRRTATEPADPPPNTSPRAPAAPAMTPEPAEASNGLETTAGSHDSHSPTSPASPSSPVPPTIPDATVSDASIELTVFGAPTLRWRTGTEHPEATTDLTSALSARLLELVVFLAVHPAGVARDAIVDALWPDDPPRNPASVLRTVLSRIRRALATATDGAIGNLVLIEHGRYRLDPDLVKVDYWRFATAVTRRRTATAPVDRTHSCEMVVAGYGGTLADGLDSEWLVSAREATRRDALDAVAALARARVADDPDYTLDLLETARAFDPHNELLYRDIMRLQHTLGRHDAISRTLSLLETRLTEVDTAPTADTIDLARRLRDHAQGLPLTDTTEPPHCA from the coding sequence GTGCGCGGCCTGCTTGCGACCGCATTGCTCGTGGCTCTACTGGCGGGGCTTCCGCTGGTGCTGATCTACGGCGTCGGGTGGCCGTTGCCCGATCACGTGCCGAGCCTCGACGAGCTCGAAGCGCTGCTGCGGACACCGATGTCGAGCACCTTCCTGCTCAACGCGCTCGCCTGCGTGGCGTGGCTGCTGTGGACGGTGTTCATCCTCGACGTCGCCGCGTGCGCGGTGGACGTGGTGCGTGGCGCGCGCCGGCCGCAGGACAGCGGGCCCGTGCGCCGCGTCGCTGCCGCGCTGGTCGGCACCCTGCTGGTCGCGCTGCTCGGCCGCACGGCCAACGCGGCACCCGCCAGCACACCCTCGCCCGGACATCTTCAGAGCTACGCCACGTCCGCCGCTGCGGCGGTCGACCGCGCCACCGCTGCAGACACCGAGGCAACACGGCCGGCGCAACCCGCGGGTCCTGGTGCTGAACGCGTGCGCGAGCCGGGCAACGGGGTCCACGACTCGCTGTGGCGCGTCGCGCAGCGCTGCCTCGGTGACGGCGACCGATGGCCGGAGATCTGGGCGCTCAACCGCGGCAGCACACAACCCGACGGACGAATTCTGCGCAACCCCAACCTGCTCCACCCGGGTGACCTTCTTCGCCTGCCCGCCGCCGAGCCGACCCCCAGCCCGGTCGCTCCTGCTCAACCCGCCGCTCCGCACCACCTCGCACCGACCCTCCCGAGCCCGGAGACGGGGCCATCCCCGCAGGCCGTCGCGCCGCCCGCCTCGGACGCCGCGCCGGGCCCGGAGATCGCGCGCACCGAGCACAGCGGGGGAGCGGTGACCTGGGGCGAGGGCGAGGTGTTCATCGGGCTCGGGCTGGCGACCGCAGTGAGTGCGCTGCTGCTGCTCGCCCGCCGGCGGCGCCACGCGCGCTACCAGCCCGGCAGCGGTCACCGCGGCGACGACCTTCCGGCCGCTCCGATCGTCTACCGGCTGCGCCAGGCCCACCTGCGCGCCCAGCGCGACAACGACCTCGAGGTCACCGACCCAGCGGACCCCGGCGACGACGACATTGATCCTGCCCTGGACACACGTCCCCCGGCTGAGCCGCACTGTGGCGACAACGAGTCCGTCGCCGGATCGGAGCTGACGGGGGGCCAGGGGAGCGGCGCCGCGCAGGTGCTCACGACCGGAGCTCGACGGGTGGTCGGCGCGAGCGCAGGAGCCGGCCCGACGAGAGTGCCCTCGGCAGTCGACCTTGCCGTCGCCGCATCTGGCGCGCGAACGAGCGGCGAGACGGGGGCTGCCGGATTCGGCGGCGGAATGCAGATCGCGCTCGACCTGGCCCAGGTGCACGGGCTCGGACTCGTCGGGCCCGGCGCCTATGCCGCGGCCCGAGCGTTGCTGCTCACTCTCCTCACCGCGCCGGCGCCCGCCGGGGACGCCGCGCCGGAGGTTCTGCTCCCCGCCGCCGACCTGACTCGCGTGGCTGGCCTGCCGATACCCGCCACGAGCCTGCCCCGGGCTATCACCGTCACGACCGACCTCGAGGCGGCTCTGACCCGGCTCGACACCGACCCCGCCGAGCTACACCGGCCCCGCATGCTGATCGCGACACCGCCGCAGGAGGCGAGCCGCCAAGCGCGCCTGCAGCAGCTGCTGGACAATCACGGCACCGCCGGAATGACCGCCGTGCTGCTGGGCCAGTGGCGCCCCGGCGTGACCGCCTACGTCACCGCCGCGGGCATCATCTCCGCCACCGATCCCGGCCCGGGCGAGTCGCTGCGCGGCACCCGAGCCTTCACCCTGCCCGACACAGCCGCCCGCGACCTGCTTTCCTTCCTGCACGCGGTCCAGCGCCGCACCGCCACCGAACCGGCCGACCCTCCCCCGAACACCAGCCCGCGCGCGCCCGCAGCACCGGCCATGACACCCGAACCCGCCGAAGCTTCCAATGGTCTGGAAACCACCGCCGGCTCGCACGACTCCCACTCGCCGACCAGCCCCGCGTCGCCTTCGTCTCCCGTGCCCCCGACCATCCCCGACGCGACGGTGTCCGACGCCTCGATCGAGCTGACCGTGTTCGGGGCCCCGACGTTGCGCTGGCGGACCGGCACCGAGCACCCCGAGGCGACCACCGACCTCACCAGCGCCCTCTCCGCGCGGCTGCTGGAGTTGGTCGTGTTCCTCGCGGTGCACCCCGCCGGCGTCGCTCGCGACGCGATCGTCGACGCCCTCTGGCCTGACGACCCACCTCGCAACCCGGCCAGCGTCCTGCGCACCGTGCTCTCCCGCATCCGCCGGGCGCTGGCGACCGCCACGGACGGCGCCATCGGCAACCTGGTGCTGATCGAGCACGGGCGCTACAGGCTCGACCCCGACCTCGTGAAGGTCGACTACTGGCGCTTCGCCACCGCCGTCACTCGCCGCCGCACCGCGACCGCACCAGTCGACCGCACCCACTCCTGCGAGATGGTCGTCGCCGGCTACGGTGGCACGCTGGCCGACGGGCTCGACAGTGAATGGCTCGTCTCCGCCCGCGAAGCCACCCGTCGCGACGCACTTGACGCCGTCGCCGCACTCGCGCGCGCTCGCGTCGCGGACGACCCCGACTACACCCTTGACCTGCTCGAGACGGCGCGTGCATTCGACCCCCACAATGAACTGCTCTACCGCGACATCATGCGCCTGCAACACACACTCGGTCGCCACGACGCCATCTCCCGCACCCTCAGCCTGCTCGAGACCCGGCTGACCGAAGTGGACACAGCACCGACCGCGGACACCATCGATCTCGCACGCCGGCTGCGCGACCACGCCCAGGGACTCCCGCTCACGGATACGACCGAACCGCCCCACTGTGCCTGA
- a CDS encoding pilus assembly protein TadG-related protein codes for MTRQSEGGWGCWWRAERGQVTVLVVVLLVALLALAGLSLDGGLALAGKVRAGGQAESAARAGAQALDLTAYRTTGQVRLDPARAHQLAQAYLAGVGATGSVEVGDDTVTVEVTATYRTQLMSLVGVRDIRTHGRGTAHPQRGVTAIEP; via the coding sequence ATGACCCGCCAGTCCGAGGGCGGATGGGGTTGCTGGTGGCGCGCCGAACGCGGCCAGGTGACCGTCCTGGTGGTCGTCCTGCTTGTCGCGCTGCTCGCCCTGGCCGGCCTGAGCTTGGACGGCGGCCTCGCGCTGGCCGGCAAGGTCCGCGCCGGCGGGCAAGCCGAGTCCGCCGCCCGCGCCGGCGCCCAAGCCCTCGACCTCACCGCCTACCGCACCACCGGTCAGGTCCGCCTCGACCCTGCCCGTGCGCACCAGCTCGCCCAGGCCTACCTCGCCGGCGTCGGCGCCACCGGGAGCGTCGAGGTCGGCGACGACACCGTGACCGTTGAGGTCACCGCCACCTACCGAACTCAGCTGATGTCGTTAGTCGGCGTGCGCGACATCCGCACGCACGGCCGCGGCACCGCCCACCCCCAACGCGGCGTGACCGCCATCGAGCCCTGA
- a CDS encoding TadE/TadG family type IV pilus assembly protein has product MTVETVILAPFLVMLLVFVAVVVHRGVDARLRLDDAAHQAARAATLQRTIAAATTAAADTASHALAEAGIVCREITTSLTGTLAPASSVTATVRCSVDFGQAALLGVPSTRTLISTASEVVDTFRSQSTGATP; this is encoded by the coding sequence GTGACCGTCGAGACGGTGATCTTGGCCCCGTTCTTGGTGATGCTGCTGGTGTTCGTCGCCGTGGTGGTTCACCGAGGGGTTGACGCGCGGCTGCGGCTGGACGACGCCGCCCACCAGGCCGCCCGCGCCGCCACCTTGCAACGCACCATCGCGGCCGCCACCACCGCGGCGGCCGACACCGCCAGCCACGCACTCGCCGAGGCGGGGATCGTGTGCCGCGAAATCACCACATCCCTGACTGGCACCCTCGCCCCGGCTAGCAGCGTCACGGCTACCGTGCGCTGCAGTGTCGACTTTGGCCAAGCCGCGCTCCTCGGCGTCCCCTCCACGAGGACGCTTATCTCCACCGCCAGCGAAGTCGTCGACACCTTCCGCTCCCAATCCACCGGAGCCACACCATGA
- a CDS encoding TadE/TadG family type IV pilus assembly protein codes for MTARLERALRGDRGEVTAELVIVIPVLFLALMAIIQFALWSHATHVAQAATAQALAAARTQDGTADTGRTAGQQLLDDLAHGPLQNPQLTVSRGPTAVSVVVQGEAAAVVPGLHLHVHAEAAGVVERFVPDIPGAH; via the coding sequence GTGACTGCGCGCCTCGAGCGCGCGCTGCGGGGTGACCGCGGCGAGGTCACCGCCGAGCTGGTCATCGTCATCCCGGTGCTGTTCCTGGCTCTGATGGCGATCATCCAGTTCGCGCTGTGGTCCCACGCCACTCACGTCGCCCAGGCCGCCACTGCCCAAGCCCTCGCCGCCGCGCGCACCCAGGATGGCACCGCCGACACCGGGCGCACGGCCGGGCAACAACTGCTCGACGACCTCGCCCACGGACCGCTGCAGAACCCGCAGCTGACCGTGTCCCGCGGACCGACGGCTGTGTCGGTCGTCGTCCAGGGCGAGGCCGCCGCGGTCGTGCCCGGCCTGCACCTGCACGTCCACGCCGAAGCCGCCGGCGTGGTCGAACGCTTCGTCCCCGACATCCCGGGAGCCCACTGA
- a CDS encoding type II secretion system F family protein, with the protein MIPALLLGVGTGGGFWLLLAWVLPPHPALGERLAALAPPSAEPITTTRDAAWVRRWGRLVVPALRALGLPGAAIETDLRIVGRGADTHLAVKGLLALAGLLAPGLLQALLAAAGTALSTEVSLAGGIVLAALGFLLPDLDVRARAARSRREFRAALSAFLDLVWITLAGGAGVEAALIDAVTVGHGPAFGKVRHALHAAQLTRTTPWAGLRQLGEELDITELAELAASLALAGTEGARIRASLAAKARALRTHQLTDSEAEAQAATERMALPVALLFLGFLTFIAYPAVLQVLNGL; encoded by the coding sequence ATGATTCCCGCGCTCCTGCTCGGCGTCGGCACAGGTGGCGGTTTCTGGCTGCTGCTGGCCTGGGTCCTGCCGCCCCACCCTGCGTTGGGCGAACGTCTCGCCGCGCTCGCACCACCATCCGCGGAGCCGATCACGACGACCCGTGACGCTGCGTGGGTCCGACGGTGGGGTCGGTTGGTCGTGCCGGCGCTGCGCGCCCTGGGCCTGCCCGGCGCTGCGATCGAGACCGACCTGCGGATCGTCGGCCGCGGCGCCGACACCCACCTCGCCGTCAAAGGCCTCCTCGCCCTCGCCGGGCTCCTGGCGCCGGGGCTGCTGCAGGCCCTGCTCGCCGCGGCCGGGACGGCGCTGAGCACCGAGGTGTCGCTGGCGGGAGGGATCGTCCTGGCCGCGCTGGGCTTCCTCCTGCCCGACCTCGATGTCCGGGCGAGGGCGGCTCGCAGCCGGCGCGAGTTTCGTGCTGCGCTCTCGGCGTTCCTCGACCTGGTGTGGATCACCCTCGCCGGCGGCGCCGGTGTCGAGGCTGCGTTGATCGACGCCGTCACCGTCGGCCACGGACCTGCGTTCGGCAAGGTCCGCCACGCCCTGCATGCCGCCCAGCTCACCCGCACCACCCCCTGGGCCGGCCTGCGCCAGCTCGGCGAAGAACTCGACATCACCGAGCTGGCCGAGCTCGCCGCCTCGCTCGCGCTGGCCGGCACCGAAGGCGCCCGTATCCGCGCGTCGCTCGCCGCGAAAGCGCGGGCCCTGCGCACCCACCAGCTCACCGACTCCGAAGCCGAGGCCCAAGCCGCCACCGAACGCATGGCCCTGCCCGTGGCTCTGCTGTTCCTCGGTTTCTTGACCTTCATTGCCTACCCAGCAGTACTCCAAGTCCTCAATGGACTCTAG
- a CDS encoding type II secretion system F family protein: MTINPTTVIAAGLGAGAAGGVLLILSVPRRDTPTSLKVGRIRALARRLRDRRVLLRLAVALGAGIVAAAVTGWMVGVVLAAAAVWFLPRLVGPDRVLARRMARIEAIAGWTEMLRDVLSAAAGLEQAILETARLAPPPIRPEITSLAARLSSGQRLAPALRQLAGELDHPMADLVLAALVLAAERQAHQLTDLLSSLATTAREQAATWMRIESGRARIRTSVRVVVATTLVFAGGVVVFDRAYLDVYNTAGGQLVLLLIGAVFATGFAWLTQIATSTGQNRPLTLETPIPSVAEERPDGGDRR; the protein is encoded by the coding sequence ATGACGATCAACCCCACCACCGTCATCGCCGCAGGTCTCGGTGCGGGCGCCGCCGGCGGCGTGCTGCTCATCCTCTCCGTCCCACGTCGTGACACGCCCACGAGCCTCAAGGTCGGCCGTATCCGGGCGCTCGCACGCCGGTTGCGGGATCGACGGGTGTTGCTGCGCCTGGCCGTGGCGCTGGGCGCGGGCATCGTGGCCGCAGCCGTGACCGGCTGGATGGTCGGCGTGGTGCTGGCCGCGGCGGCGGTCTGGTTCCTCCCTCGGCTCGTCGGCCCCGACCGCGTGCTCGCGCGCCGGATGGCGCGGATCGAGGCGATCGCCGGGTGGACGGAGATGCTGCGCGACGTCCTGTCCGCCGCCGCGGGGCTCGAGCAAGCCATCCTCGAAACCGCCCGCCTCGCCCCGCCCCCGATCCGCCCCGAGATCACCAGCCTCGCCGCCAGGTTGTCCAGCGGGCAGCGTCTGGCGCCGGCACTGCGGCAGCTGGCCGGGGAACTGGACCATCCGATGGCCGACCTCGTCCTCGCCGCCCTGGTGCTGGCCGCCGAGCGGCAGGCCCACCAGCTCACCGACCTGCTCAGCTCGCTCGCGACCACCGCGCGCGAGCAGGCGGCGACGTGGATGCGGATCGAGTCCGGCCGCGCCCGCATCCGCACCTCGGTCCGCGTGGTCGTCGCCACCACGCTGGTCTTCGCCGGCGGCGTCGTGGTGTTCGACCGCGCCTACCTCGACGTCTACAACACGGCCGGCGGCCAGCTTGTCCTCCTGCTCATCGGCGCCGTGTTCGCGACCGGGTTCGCCTGGCTCACGCAAATCGCCACCAGCACGGGCCAGAATCGCCCGCTCACCCTGGAAACACCGATCCCGAGCGTGGCCGAGGAACGGCCGGACGGGGGTGACCGCCGATGA
- a CDS encoding CpaF family protein, with the protein MTAIDPARVSAQPAESGAEQRLRTRLRTALTANLPARIEGETANGAPVSSARRREIGREVLEAEMVAHSEAELLAGRALPTAATEQGLVEQVLDEVFGLGGLQPLLADPTVETIVVNRFDRVFLQHTDGRRTQASPVAGSNEEFTEQIRTLAARASSEERRFDRGSPALNLQLPGGERLFAVLGLTAAGVTACTIRRHGYLTTSLAQLRRRGTIDAGLERFLRALVRARKNVLITGGTSAGKTTLLRALGSEMDPAERIVTIEDAFELGLDRDPRLHADVIALQAREANVEGEGAIDQAELVRWGLRMSPDRVIVGEIRGPEVIPMCNAMSQGNDGSMATLHASSSKIAFTRLASYAAQGPERLSLEATALLVASAVHFVVHLDRAADRTTRVIASIREVIDADGPAVISNEIYRRGPDRRAVPVAGALRADTLDDLVAAGFDPALLTQPEGWWTS; encoded by the coding sequence ATGACCGCCATCGACCCGGCCCGCGTCAGCGCACAGCCAGCTGAGAGCGGCGCCGAGCAGCGCCTGCGGACACGACTGCGGACCGCACTGACCGCGAACCTCCCAGCGCGCATCGAGGGCGAGACTGCCAACGGCGCCCCGGTGAGCTCGGCGCGGCGGCGGGAGATCGGCCGCGAGGTGCTCGAGGCTGAAATGGTCGCGCACAGCGAAGCCGAGCTGCTCGCCGGCCGCGCGCTACCGACTGCCGCGACCGAGCAGGGTCTGGTCGAGCAGGTGTTGGATGAGGTGTTCGGCCTGGGCGGGTTGCAGCCGTTGCTGGCCGATCCGACGGTCGAGACCATCGTGGTCAACCGCTTCGACCGGGTGTTTCTCCAGCACACCGACGGCCGCCGTACCCAGGCCTCACCGGTTGCAGGATCGAATGAGGAGTTCACCGAGCAGATCCGCACGCTCGCGGCGCGCGCGTCCTCGGAGGAGCGGCGCTTCGACCGTGGCTCGCCCGCGCTGAACCTGCAGTTGCCCGGCGGGGAACGCCTCTTCGCTGTGCTGGGTCTGACGGCGGCCGGAGTGACGGCATGCACGATCCGCCGGCACGGCTACCTGACCACGTCGCTGGCGCAGCTGCGCCGCCGCGGCACAATCGACGCCGGGCTGGAGCGGTTCTTACGCGCGTTGGTGCGGGCGCGGAAGAACGTGCTGATCACCGGCGGCACGAGCGCGGGCAAGACCACTCTGCTGCGTGCGCTGGGCTCGGAGATGGACCCGGCGGAGCGGATCGTCACCATCGAGGACGCCTTCGAACTCGGGCTGGACCGCGATCCCCGATTGCACGCCGACGTCATCGCGCTGCAGGCCCGGGAGGCGAACGTCGAGGGCGAGGGCGCGATCGATCAGGCCGAGCTGGTCCGCTGGGGCCTGCGCATGAGCCCGGACCGCGTGATCGTCGGCGAGATCCGGGGGCCCGAGGTCATCCCGATGTGCAACGCGATGTCCCAAGGCAACGACGGCTCCATGGCCACGTTGCACGCGTCCAGCTCGAAGATCGCCTTCACCCGGCTGGCCTCCTACGCCGCCCAGGGCCCGGAACGACTGTCGCTGGAGGCGACCGCACTGCTGGTGGCGAGCGCGGTGCATTTCGTGGTCCACCTCGACCGCGCCGCCGACCGCACCACCCGGGTGATCGCCTCGATCCGCGAGGTCATCGACGCCGACGGCCCGGCGGTGATCTCCAACGAGATCTACCGCCGCGGACCCGACCGCCGCGCCGTGCCCGTGGCGGGCGCGCTGCGCGCCGACACGCTCGATGACCTCGTCGCCGCCGGCTTCGACCCGGCCCTGCTCACCCAGCCTGAGGGGTGGTGGACGTCATGA
- a CDS encoding carbon monoxide dehydrogenase maturation protein, whose product MLIALCSVKGSPGVTTLAMGLAARWPHPEATCRLVAEVDPSGGDLALRFGLPTAPGLVSLAAVVRRVQDPAAVWEHTQPLPAGPRVLVAPPGGPHARAALHTMVTAHTGPVLHVLARVPGVVVLADCGRVDRGSPAEAIARRADALILMCRTRVEDLAHAAARLPELAGWTARPGLLLTGQGYATAEVERELGVSAIGRIPDDPVGAAAFSGRRTSRVRRRGSGGFEQSVTALARVLAATAAPRSPAVAAVGVPGVPAQQVRLPGGEVVQLREPPLDRLRPVPTPPAWPTTLENNGHHLRLVGTDPA is encoded by the coding sequence ATGCTGATCGCGTTGTGTTCGGTGAAGGGTTCGCCCGGCGTGACCACGCTGGCCATGGGCTTGGCCGCGCGGTGGCCGCACCCAGAGGCCACCTGCCGGCTGGTTGCTGAGGTCGACCCGTCCGGTGGCGACCTCGCGCTGCGGTTCGGGCTGCCGACCGCGCCGGGGTTGGTGAGCTTGGCGGCGGTCGTGCGTCGCGTGCAGGACCCGGCGGCGGTGTGGGAGCACACCCAGCCCCTGCCGGCCGGACCGCGGGTGCTGGTCGCCCCGCCCGGCGGGCCGCATGCGCGCGCTGCGTTGCACACGATGGTCACCGCGCACACCGGCCCGGTGCTGCACGTGCTCGCGCGGGTTCCGGGCGTGGTGGTGCTGGCCGATTGCGGCCGGGTTGACCGCGGCTCGCCGGCCGAGGCGATCGCCCGTCGGGCAGACGCCCTGATTCTGATGTGCCGGACTCGTGTCGAGGACCTCGCTCATGCCGCGGCGCGGCTGCCGGAACTGGCCGGCTGGACGGCGCGGCCCGGGCTGTTGCTGACCGGCCAGGGCTACGCGACCGCGGAGGTTGAGCGCGAGCTTGGCGTGTCGGCGATCGGGCGTATCCCGGATGACCCGGTCGGTGCCGCCGCGTTCAGCGGCCGGCGAACTTCCCGCGTCCGCCGACGCGGCTCCGGTGGGTTCGAGCAGTCGGTCACCGCGCTTGCCCGTGTTTTGGCTGCGACGGCGGCGCCACGGTCGCCGGCCGTCGCGGCGGTGGGCGTGCCGGGGGTGCCGGCGCAGCAGGTCCGTCTGCCCGGCGGGGAGGTGGTTCAGCTGCGTGAACCGCCGCTGGACCGACTCCGCCCGGTGCCGACGCCGCCAGCCTGGCCAACCACGCTGGAGAACAACGGTCATCACCTTCGGCTTGTCGGAACGGATCCGGCATGA